In Pseudoduganella albidiflava, a single window of DNA contains:
- a CDS encoding helix-turn-helix domain-containing protein — translation MSSDLDGVIAKRLREERLARGWTLERLAAESTVSRAMISKIERNQTSPTAVLLARLTGAMNLTLTSLMSERGLAAPSVRRVHDQDVWKDPQTQYMRRLVSGGDAEVEIVAIELPVGAVVEFGGLPSDLHEEQVLMLEGVLTLQAGPIQSSLHPGDLARFTADQLHVFSNHGQSVARYLVIKRQA, via the coding sequence ATGTCGAGTGACCTGGATGGCGTTATCGCCAAACGCCTGCGCGAAGAGCGCCTGGCTCGGGGATGGACGCTTGAGCGCCTGGCCGCCGAGTCGACCGTGAGCCGGGCGATGATTTCGAAAATTGAACGTAACCAGACCAGTCCCACGGCAGTGCTGCTCGCCCGGCTCACCGGCGCCATGAACCTCACCTTGACGTCGCTGATGAGTGAACGAGGATTAGCGGCGCCATCGGTTCGCCGGGTACATGACCAGGACGTATGGAAGGATCCGCAGACGCAATACATGCGGCGCCTGGTTTCCGGCGGCGATGCGGAGGTGGAGATCGTCGCGATCGAGCTTCCCGTGGGCGCCGTTGTCGAGTTCGGAGGGTTGCCCAGCGACCTGCATGAAGAGCAGGTGCTGATGCTCGAAGGCGTCCTGACCCTGCAGGCCGGGCCAATCCAATCCAGTCTCCACCCGGGCGACCTTGCGCGGTTCACCGCCGATCAGCTCCATGTCTTTTCAAATCACGGGCAATCGGTGGCACGCTATCTGGTCATCAAGCGGCAAGCGTGA
- a CDS encoding CapA family protein: MKRHTFAAQALGLGHVRNLAACAAFVLPAGFAAAQDDAGEPVTLAIVGDVMLADGPGKSIARGRDPLAPFGKILAEADIRVANLECVIAARGIAEDKPFTFLAHPRTMAVVKRHFDAVSVANNHSGDFGAAAFAEMLDRLGKAKVGAFGGGRDLAEAHAPLIVERKGLRIALLGYNEFFPRSFEADADKPGIAWSEDEQVRRDIIQAREVHGADVVIPFMHWGIEHEPLADARQRALARLMIDAGADAVIGGHPHVTQDVESYRGKPIVYSLGNFVFDSFTDVDNNTGWLLRLELDRHGVRSWNTVIARMDGQGTPHPRPDLPAQCWDRETAEARACMAQVPR, translated from the coding sequence ATGAAGCGCCACACCTTCGCCGCGCAGGCGCTCGGTCTTGGCCATGTGCGCAACCTCGCCGCCTGTGCCGCATTCGTGCTGCCGGCGGGGTTTGCCGCCGCCCAGGACGACGCCGGCGAGCCGGTTACCCTGGCGATCGTCGGCGACGTGATGCTGGCCGATGGCCCCGGCAAGTCGATCGCGCGTGGCCGCGATCCGCTGGCGCCGTTTGGCAAGATCCTCGCCGAGGCGGATATCCGCGTGGCGAATTTGGAGTGCGTGATCGCCGCCCGTGGCATAGCGGAAGACAAGCCGTTTACGTTCCTGGCCCACCCGCGCACGATGGCCGTGGTGAAGCGCCATTTCGATGCGGTCAGCGTGGCCAACAATCACAGCGGCGACTTCGGTGCGGCGGCGTTTGCCGAAATGCTCGATCGCCTGGGCAAGGCCAAGGTTGGCGCGTTCGGTGGCGGTCGCGACCTGGCGGAGGCGCACGCGCCGCTGATCGTGGAACGGAAGGGCTTGCGGATCGCCCTGCTGGGCTACAACGAATTCTTCCCGCGCAGTTTCGAGGCCGATGCCGACAAGCCGGGCATCGCCTGGAGCGAGGATGAACAGGTGCGCCGCGATATCATCCAGGCGCGCGAAGTGCATGGTGCCGACGTGGTGATTCCCTTCATGCACTGGGGGATCGAGCACGAACCGCTGGCCGACGCGCGCCAGCGCGCGCTGGCCCGGCTGATGATCGATGCCGGCGCCGATGCGGTGATCGGCGGCCATCCGCATGTCACGCAGGACGTGGAAAGCTATCGCGGCAAGCCGATCGTCTACAGCCTCGGCAACTTTGTTTTCGACAGCTTTACGGACGTGGACAACAACACCGGCTGGCTGCTGCGCCTCGAGCTGGACCGGCATGGCGTGCGCAGCTGGAATACCGTCATCGCTCGCATGGATGGCCAGGGTACGCCGCATCCGCGGCCCGACCTGCCGGCGCAATGCTGGGATCGCGAGACGGCCGAAGCGCGGGCGTGCATGGCCCAGGTGCCAAGGTAG
- a CDS encoding PilZ domain-containing protein has product MPEPISDQRRAHVRRLLKVEASLSDNASPHVWRAQLIDIARMGVGFVTSEVLPEEGHFVLDFRFPDSDIHDKVEIVIVYRRAIGTEGRYHYGARIHAMTQDCVDRIVEYVTRAEPHNGQLR; this is encoded by the coding sequence TTGCCGGAACCGATCTCGGACCAGCGCCGCGCACACGTGCGCCGGTTGCTAAAAGTAGAAGCCTCGCTCAGCGACAACGCGAGCCCGCACGTCTGGCGTGCCCAGCTGATCGATATTGCGCGCATGGGGGTTGGATTCGTCACATCTGAAGTACTGCCGGAAGAAGGCCACTTTGTGCTGGACTTTCGCTTTCCCGACAGTGACATCCACGACAAGGTCGAGATTGTCATCGTCTACCGGCGCGCCATAGGCACCGAGGGTCGCTACCACTACGGCGCCCGGATCCACGCCATGACGCAGGATTGTGTTGACCGGATCGTCGAGTATGTGACCCGGGCGGAGCCGCATAATGGCCAGCTTCGATAG